The following coding sequences lie in one Myxococcus xanthus genomic window:
- a CDS encoding NAD(P)/FAD-dependent oxidoreductase: MSPKSKREDLPHVVILGGGFAGLYAARHLYKAPVRVTMVDRQNHHLFQPLLYQVATATLSPSEIAAPLRAVVGPHQVAVVLAEVTGVDTAGKRVLLSDGELKYDYLIIATGATHSYFGNDAWAQFAPGLKSIEDAVEIRRRILVAFELAERETDPEIRRSLLNFVIIGAGPTGVELAGSLAEISRHSLPGDFRNIDPRDARIILIEGVDRVLPVYPDDLSQKACRTLEKLGVEVRTGARVTNITEQGVFIGKEFIPARTVLWAAGVAASPVARSLGVELDRAGRVLVTPELTVPGHNDVFVVGDLASLNDAEGKPVPGLAPVAMQEGKQAAHNIRRQLQGKPMEPFSYWDRGSYAVIGRGHAVGIAFRRFKQTGFVAWLAWLLIHITFLIGFRSRLAVLLNWAYSYLTFGKSARIITGPAPRLDRLQPAHALPEGGETPSIPETHFQTTASHATPVTH, translated from the coding sequence GTGAGCCCGAAATCAAAGCGCGAAGACCTGCCCCACGTGGTCATCCTCGGCGGTGGTTTTGCCGGCCTCTACGCCGCCCGCCATCTCTACAAGGCACCCGTGCGTGTCACGATGGTGGACCGGCAGAATCATCACCTGTTCCAGCCCCTGCTCTACCAGGTGGCCACGGCGACGCTGAGTCCCAGCGAGATTGCGGCGCCGCTCCGGGCGGTGGTGGGGCCCCATCAGGTGGCGGTGGTGCTGGCGGAAGTGACGGGGGTGGATACCGCCGGCAAGCGCGTGCTGCTCTCTGACGGAGAGCTGAAGTACGACTACCTCATCATCGCCACGGGAGCCACGCACTCCTACTTCGGCAATGACGCCTGGGCTCAGTTCGCCCCCGGCCTGAAGTCCATTGAGGACGCGGTGGAGATTCGCCGGCGGATCCTGGTGGCTTTCGAGCTGGCGGAGCGGGAGACGGACCCGGAGATTCGCCGCTCGCTGCTCAACTTCGTCATCATCGGAGCCGGCCCCACGGGGGTGGAGCTCGCGGGCTCGTTGGCGGAAATCAGCCGGCATTCGCTTCCAGGCGACTTCCGGAACATCGACCCGCGGGATGCGCGCATCATCCTCATCGAGGGCGTGGACAGGGTCCTCCCCGTCTATCCGGATGACCTGTCACAGAAGGCCTGCCGCACGCTCGAGAAGCTGGGGGTGGAGGTCCGCACGGGGGCTCGGGTCACGAACATCACCGAGCAAGGGGTCTTCATCGGCAAGGAGTTCATCCCCGCGCGGACGGTGTTGTGGGCCGCGGGCGTGGCGGCGTCGCCGGTGGCACGGTCGCTGGGTGTCGAACTCGACCGAGCTGGGCGCGTCCTGGTCACGCCCGAGCTGACCGTGCCGGGCCACAACGACGTCTTCGTCGTAGGCGACCTGGCGTCGCTCAATGATGCGGAGGGCAAGCCGGTGCCAGGCCTTGCTCCCGTGGCCATGCAGGAAGGCAAGCAGGCCGCCCACAACATCCGCCGCCAGTTGCAGGGCAAGCCGATGGAGCCCTTCTCGTACTGGGACCGTGGCTCCTACGCGGTGATTGGCCGAGGCCACGCGGTGGGCATTGCCTTCCGTCGCTTCAAGCAAACGGGCTTCGTCGCCTGGCTGGCCTGGCTGCTCATCCACATCACCTTCCTCATCGGCTTCCGCAGCAGGCTGGCGGTGCTGCTCAACTGGGCCTACTCGTACCTGACGTTTGGCAAGTCGGCGCGCATCATCACCGGCCCTGCGCCTCGCCTGGACCGGCTCCAGCCCGCTCACGCGTTGCCGGAGGGTGGAGAGACACCGTCCATTCCGGAGACCCACTTCCAGACGACGGCGTCTCATGCGACGCCCGTGACGCACTGA
- a CDS encoding CinA family nicotinamide mononucleotide deamidase-related protein translates to MRVELLCTGDELVTGLITDTNSTYLEARLFDLGVKVERVVLVGDVRPDITQALKEAASRADVVVVSGGLGPTADDFTLECAAEAAGVPLEEDAQVLDWLHQRYAARGLSPNPSALRMARVPRGSEPVRNPEGSAPLVVMKLGGAQLFFLPGVPREFKALLEGEVLPRIRATLDARPERTYRAFRLLRTVGIPESELDMAVAPMGPRHPRIVFGFRTHAPENHLKLMAEASSQSEADAALAAVEVECRQMLGTKLFGVDSEAYAAVVLETLRRAGATLAVAESCTGGLIAQQLTAVPGSSEVFVGGAVVYSEKMKSAWVGVPPDVLARHTAVSRETAEAMAEGVRDACGTTYGLSVTGYAGPGGGTPEDPVGTVYCALSAPGVPTRCERISVTGDRDRVRLFAASHTLEMLRQHLLAAPATP, encoded by the coding sequence ATGCGCGTCGAGCTGCTGTGCACCGGTGACGAGCTCGTCACCGGCCTCATTACGGACACGAACAGCACGTACCTGGAGGCCCGCCTCTTCGACCTTGGCGTCAAGGTGGAGCGCGTGGTCCTGGTGGGAGACGTGCGGCCGGACATCACCCAGGCGCTGAAGGAAGCCGCTTCGCGCGCGGACGTGGTGGTGGTGTCGGGAGGACTGGGGCCCACGGCGGACGACTTCACCCTCGAATGTGCCGCGGAGGCCGCGGGTGTGCCGCTGGAGGAGGATGCCCAGGTCCTCGACTGGCTGCACCAGCGCTACGCCGCGCGAGGTCTGTCTCCCAACCCGAGCGCCCTGCGCATGGCCCGCGTCCCCCGGGGCTCCGAACCCGTGAGGAACCCCGAGGGCTCCGCCCCGCTCGTCGTGATGAAGCTGGGTGGCGCCCAGTTGTTCTTCCTTCCAGGGGTGCCCCGTGAGTTCAAGGCGCTCCTGGAGGGCGAGGTGCTGCCGCGAATCCGCGCGACGCTGGACGCCCGCCCCGAGCGCACCTACCGGGCCTTCCGGCTGCTGCGCACGGTGGGTATCCCGGAGTCGGAGCTCGACATGGCGGTTGCCCCCATGGGACCCCGGCATCCCCGCATCGTGTTCGGCTTCCGCACCCACGCCCCCGAAAACCACCTGAAGCTGATGGCGGAGGCCTCCTCCCAGTCGGAGGCGGATGCCGCGCTCGCCGCCGTGGAGGTGGAGTGCCGCCAGATGCTGGGCACGAAGCTCTTCGGTGTGGACTCGGAAGCGTACGCCGCGGTGGTCCTCGAAACGCTTCGTCGGGCGGGCGCCACGCTGGCGGTGGCGGAGAGCTGCACCGGCGGCCTCATCGCCCAGCAGCTCACGGCCGTGCCGGGCTCCAGCGAGGTCTTCGTCGGCGGCGCGGTGGTGTATTCGGAGAAGATGAAATCCGCATGGGTGGGCGTTCCTCCCGACGTGCTCGCACGGCACACGGCTGTCTCGCGCGAGACGGCCGAAGCCATGGCGGAGGGCGTGCGCGATGCCTGCGGCACGACCTACGGCCTGTCGGTGACGGGATACGCGGGCCCTGGTGGCGGCACGCCGGAGGACCCCGTCGGCACCGTGTACTGCGCGCTGTCGGCGCCTGGCGTGCCCACCCGCTGTGAGCGCATCTCTGTCACCGGCGACCGCGACCGCGTGCGCCTGTTCGCCGCTTCCCACACGCTTGAAATGCTGCGGCAGCACCTGCTCGCCGCGCCCGCCACCCCATGA
- a CDS encoding DUF1285 domain-containing protein, whose protein sequence is MQPPTGQPPPGKRWHTREDSGIRLDARMRWWHDDEPILHPKIIELFNASLVLDDTDRYQLRIGNDWCFIQVEGAAYEVRTVDVTPDERVSVRLSDRTAEALDVASLYLDADGVLSCRVKQGRAQARLSRDAQYQLGQLLEEGPDGGLVLNVGQRKLAVPVELDALASSV, encoded by the coding sequence ATGCAACCACCCACTGGACAGCCGCCCCCCGGCAAGCGCTGGCATACCCGTGAGGACAGCGGCATCCGCCTCGACGCCAGGATGCGCTGGTGGCACGACGACGAGCCCATCCTCCATCCCAAGATCATCGAGCTCTTCAACGCCTCGCTCGTGCTGGACGACACGGACCGCTACCAGCTCCGCATTGGCAACGACTGGTGCTTCATCCAGGTGGAAGGCGCCGCCTACGAGGTTCGGACGGTGGACGTCACCCCCGACGAGCGGGTGTCTGTGCGTCTGAGCGACCGCACCGCCGAGGCGCTGGACGTCGCCAGCCTGTATCTGGACGCGGACGGCGTGTTGTCCTGCCGAGTGAAGCAGGGGCGGGCCCAGGCGCGCCTCTCGCGCGACGCGCAGTACCAGCTCGGACAGCTCCTGGAGGAAGGGCCCGACGGCGGGCTCGTGCTGAATGTCGGTCAGCGCAAGCTCGCCGTCCCGGTCGAGTTGGACGCGTTGGCGTCCTCCGTCTAG
- a CDS encoding YifB family Mg chelatase-like AAA ATPase, protein MLARVRSGALMGIDVVVVECEVDMALGLPYFNVVGQAEGAVRESKVRVISALKNTGFELPQKRITVNLAPADLKKEGAAFELPIALGVLAAAKLMDEAPLGRLLFGGELSLDGTLRPIKGVLPLAVAALNGGFEGVMVPWANAAEAALVEELRVFPVKTLREAVDHLTGACSITPYTRQREPSLQAPTGQAPDMSDVRGQADLKLALEIAAAGGHNVLMSGPPGSGKTMLARRLPGILPEMTFTEAMEVTKVYSVLGLLGEGHALMRERPFRAPHHTLSDAGLVGGGLSARPGELSLAHNGVLFLDELPEFRKNVLEVLRQPMEEGVIHLARANQNITYPCRVMLVAAMNPCPCGYYNVPSRSCTCGEQRVFDYMTRVSGPLLDRIDISLQTRPVEYHHMARSTVQEPSSRYYRERAQVARERQRARYRDEPGIHCNAQLPAHLLRRYCAMSERAEHMLQQAVRMFGLSARAHDRIMKLALTRADLEGRDRIDQTDMQLAINCRMLDRRGAMQGKLHGARPAPPPEDAAWRNTGPSGRASPLEDLDG, encoded by the coding sequence ATGTTGGCGAGGGTGCGGTCGGGGGCGTTGATGGGTATCGACGTGGTGGTGGTGGAGTGTGAGGTCGACATGGCGCTCGGCCTCCCCTACTTCAACGTCGTGGGGCAGGCGGAGGGCGCGGTCCGGGAATCGAAAGTGCGCGTCATCTCCGCGCTGAAGAACACGGGCTTCGAGCTTCCTCAGAAGCGAATCACCGTGAATCTGGCGCCCGCGGATTTGAAGAAGGAAGGCGCGGCGTTCGAGCTGCCGATTGCATTGGGCGTCCTAGCGGCGGCGAAGCTGATGGATGAAGCCCCGCTGGGACGGCTTCTCTTCGGAGGCGAGCTGTCCCTGGACGGCACGCTCCGCCCCATCAAAGGAGTGCTTCCGTTGGCGGTGGCGGCGCTCAACGGCGGCTTCGAAGGCGTCATGGTGCCCTGGGCCAATGCCGCGGAGGCCGCGCTCGTCGAAGAACTGCGCGTCTTTCCCGTGAAGACCCTGCGGGAGGCGGTGGACCACCTGACGGGGGCCTGCAGCATCACGCCGTACACGCGGCAGCGTGAACCCAGTCTTCAGGCGCCCACGGGCCAGGCACCTGACATGTCCGATGTCCGTGGGCAGGCCGACCTGAAGCTCGCCCTCGAAATCGCCGCGGCGGGAGGCCACAACGTCTTGATGTCCGGGCCACCGGGCTCGGGGAAGACGATGCTGGCGCGGCGCCTGCCCGGCATCCTTCCGGAGATGACGTTCACCGAGGCCATGGAGGTGACGAAGGTCTACTCGGTGCTGGGTTTGCTGGGCGAAGGCCACGCATTGATGCGCGAGCGCCCCTTCCGCGCGCCCCACCACACCCTCTCCGACGCGGGCCTGGTGGGCGGCGGCCTCTCGGCGAGGCCTGGCGAACTCTCGTTGGCGCACAATGGCGTGCTCTTCCTCGACGAGCTTCCGGAGTTCCGGAAGAACGTGCTGGAGGTTCTGCGCCAGCCCATGGAGGAAGGCGTCATCCACCTGGCACGCGCCAACCAGAACATCACCTATCCCTGCCGGGTCATGTTGGTGGCCGCGATGAACCCCTGCCCCTGCGGCTACTACAACGTCCCCAGCCGCTCCTGCACTTGCGGCGAGCAGCGCGTCTTCGACTACATGACGCGCGTGAGCGGGCCCCTGTTGGACCGCATCGACATCAGCCTGCAGACGCGCCCGGTGGAGTATCACCACATGGCCCGCTCGACGGTCCAAGAGCCCTCGAGCCGCTACTACCGCGAGCGGGCCCAGGTCGCGCGCGAGCGTCAACGCGCCCGCTATCGCGATGAGCCGGGAATCCACTGCAACGCGCAGCTTCCCGCGCACCTGCTGCGCCGGTACTGCGCCATGAGCGAACGGGCCGAGCACATGCTGCAGCAAGCGGTGCGAATGTTCGGCCTGTCCGCGCGAGCCCATGACCGCATCATGAAACTGGCGCTCACGCGGGCAGACCTCGAGGGACGCGACCGCATCGACCAGACCGACATGCAGCTCGCCATCAATTGCCGCATGCTGGACCGGCGAGGGGCGATGCAAGGCAAGCTTCACGGAGCCCGCCCTGCCCCTCCGCCCGAGGACGCCGCCTGGCGGAACACCGGGCCCTCCGGCAGGGCCAGCCCGCTGGAGGACCTGGATGGCTGA
- the recA gene encoding recombinase RecA, with the protein MSKLAEKLKAVAAAVASIEKQFGRGSVMTLGGEAREQKVAVIPSGSVGVDRALGVGGYPRGRVVEVFGNESSGKTTLTLHAIAQVQAAGGVAAFIDAEHALDVSYARKLGVRVEELLVSQPDTGEQALEITEHLVRSGAVDLIVVDSVAALVPRAEIEGEMGDAHMGVQARLMSQALRKLTGAVSRSGTCIIFINQIRMKIGVMFGNPETTTGGNALKFYASVRMEIRRTGNIKDGDAVVGSKARVKVVKNKVAPPFQEAEFDLMYGSGIHRVGEVLDLGVATGLIEKSGSHFSLRGERIGQGRERAAEWLREHPDVLEALGKEITGTSALPSSPAPVEVAA; encoded by the coding sequence ATGAGCAAGCTGGCGGAGAAGCTGAAGGCGGTGGCGGCGGCGGTAGCGAGCATCGAGAAGCAGTTCGGACGAGGCTCGGTGATGACGTTGGGCGGGGAAGCGCGCGAACAAAAGGTCGCCGTCATCCCCTCCGGCTCGGTGGGAGTGGACCGCGCGCTGGGCGTGGGCGGCTATCCGCGGGGCCGCGTGGTGGAGGTCTTCGGGAACGAGTCCTCGGGCAAGACGACGCTCACCCTGCATGCGATTGCCCAGGTGCAGGCGGCGGGAGGCGTGGCGGCCTTCATCGACGCGGAGCACGCGCTGGACGTGTCCTACGCGCGAAAGCTGGGCGTCCGTGTGGAGGAATTGCTCGTGTCGCAGCCCGACACCGGCGAACAGGCGCTGGAAATCACCGAGCACCTGGTGCGCTCCGGCGCGGTGGACCTCATCGTCGTCGACTCGGTGGCGGCCCTGGTGCCGCGGGCCGAAATCGAGGGCGAGATGGGGGACGCGCACATGGGCGTCCAGGCGAGGCTGATGAGTCAGGCGCTGCGCAAGCTGACAGGCGCGGTGAGCCGCTCGGGCACGTGCATCATCTTCATCAACCAGATTCGGATGAAGATTGGCGTGATGTTCGGCAATCCGGAAACCACCACCGGTGGCAATGCGCTGAAGTTCTACGCATCCGTGCGGATGGAGATTCGCCGCACGGGCAACATCAAGGACGGTGATGCCGTCGTGGGCTCGAAGGCCCGAGTGAAGGTGGTGAAGAACAAGGTCGCCCCGCCCTTCCAGGAAGCGGAGTTCGACCTCATGTACGGCAGCGGCATCCACCGCGTGGGGGAAGTGCTCGACCTCGGCGTGGCCACGGGCCTCATCGAGAAGTCGGGGAGCCACTTCAGCCTGCGCGGAGAGCGCATCGGCCAGGGCCGGGAGCGCGCCGCCGAGTGGCTGCGCGAACATCCAGACGTGCTGGAAGCGCTGGGCAAGGAGATTACGGGGACTTCCGCCCTGCCCTCCTCGCCCGCGCCTGTGGAGGTCGCGGCCTAG
- the pssA gene encoding CDP-diacylglycerol--serine O-phosphatidyltransferase, translating to MMKLRKLMFVLPNLFTVTSIFCGFYAITLCTGDAEPVQLYQAALAIFFAMFFDGFDGRVARLTKTQSDFGVQLDSLADVISFGAAPSLLVYKWALEPLGFMGLFIAFSFAACGALRLARFNVLAARNPHGGGGSFFVGLPIPVAAGMLVSVIISHHAATQGEPLAESAVVPMAVAVAGLALLMVSTVRYRTFKDTRPNRKSALAFMLVVVGGTVIATQLHPAWVLVACCGAYLALGLVESAVLVRSRLVARKVADPCAVAAVAVATVIDDEEEEDAESTQGNDGPAYL from the coding sequence ATGATGAAGTTGCGGAAACTGATGTTCGTGCTGCCGAATCTCTTCACCGTCACGTCCATTTTCTGCGGCTTCTACGCCATCACCTTGTGCACGGGGGACGCCGAACCGGTGCAGCTGTACCAGGCGGCCCTGGCCATCTTCTTCGCCATGTTCTTCGACGGCTTCGATGGCCGGGTGGCCCGGTTGACGAAGACGCAGAGCGACTTCGGCGTGCAGCTCGACAGTCTGGCGGACGTCATCTCCTTCGGGGCGGCGCCCTCCCTCCTGGTGTACAAGTGGGCGCTCGAGCCCCTGGGCTTCATGGGGCTGTTCATCGCGTTCTCCTTCGCGGCCTGTGGCGCATTGCGTCTGGCGCGCTTCAACGTGCTGGCGGCGCGCAACCCGCACGGAGGCGGTGGCAGCTTCTTCGTGGGCCTGCCCATCCCCGTAGCGGCCGGAATGCTGGTCTCCGTCATCATCTCCCACCATGCGGCGACGCAGGGGGAGCCCCTGGCCGAGAGCGCCGTGGTGCCCATGGCGGTGGCGGTGGCGGGCCTGGCGCTGCTGATGGTGTCGACGGTGCGCTACCGCACCTTCAAGGACACGCGGCCCAACCGGAAGAGCGCGCTGGCCTTCATGCTCGTGGTGGTGGGCGGCACGGTGATCGCCACGCAGCTGCACCCGGCCTGGGTGCTGGTGGCGTGCTGCGGCGCCTACCTCGCGCTGGGGCTGGTGGAGTCGGCGGTGCTGGTCCGCAGCCGGCTGGTCGCTCGCAAGGTGGCGGACCCCTGCGCGGTGGCCGCGGTCGCGGTGGCCACGGTCATCGACGACGAGGAAGAAGAGGACGCGGAGTCCACCCAGGGCAACGACGGGCCCGCGTACCTCTGA